One Jannaschia sp. GRR-S6-38 genomic window carries:
- the gph gene encoding phosphoglycolate phosphatase (PGP is an essential enzyme in the glycolate salvage pathway in higher organisms (photorespiration in plants). Phosphoglycolate results from the oxidase activity of RubisCO in the Calvin cycle when concentrations of carbon dioxide are low relative to oxygen. This enzyme is a member of the Haloacid Dehalogenase (HAD) superfamily of aspartate-nucleophile hydrolase enzymes (PF00702).): MRWDAYIFDLDGTLIDSAPGIHAAVATMCDAEALPVPDLATVKGFIGNGVPRLVERVLDWAGADPSRQPSALAAMNAAYAADPTGGTTVLPGARELLSGLAARGARLGLCTNKPEGPTRAILDALELGPFEAVVGGDTLDRRKPDPAPLRHVAEALGAASGRALYVGDSEVDWQTAAAAAIPYAHLRGGYQNGPIPADGPTRWLADLRELLETD; encoded by the coding sequence ATGCGCTGGGACGCCTATATCTTCGACCTGGACGGCACGCTGATCGACAGCGCGCCGGGGATCCACGCCGCCGTCGCCACGATGTGCGACGCCGAGGCCCTGCCCGTGCCGGACCTGGCCACCGTGAAGGGTTTCATCGGCAACGGCGTGCCCCGGCTGGTCGAGCGCGTGCTGGACTGGGCCGGCGCCGACCCGTCGCGGCAGCCGTCGGCGCTGGCGGCGATGAACGCGGCCTATGCGGCCGACCCGACCGGCGGCACCACGGTCCTGCCCGGTGCGCGCGAGCTGCTGTCGGGGCTGGCGGCGCGCGGCGCGCGGCTGGGCCTCTGCACCAACAAGCCCGAGGGCCCGACCCGCGCGATCCTCGACGCGCTGGAGCTTGGCCCCTTCGAGGCGGTCGTCGGCGGCGACACGCTCGACCGGCGCAAGCCGGACCCCGCCCCCCTGCGCCATGTCGCGGAGGCGCTGGGCGCCGCGTCGGGCCGCGCCCTCTATGTGGGCGATTCCGAGGTCGACTGGCAGACCGCCGCGGCCGCCGCGATCCCCTATGCCCACCTGCGCGGCGGCTACCAGAACGGGCCGATCCCGGCGGACGGCCCGACGCGGTGGCTGGCCGATCTGCGCGAATTGCTCGAAACGGATTGA
- a CDS encoding NUDIX hydrolase, which produces MPKEAQQIAALPMRWRGDKVEVLMVTSRDTGRWVVPKGWTMKGVKPWTAAAQEALEEAGAKGDIAREVFGVFHYDKVMDDGSTQRCRVRVYPMIVEDLKKSWKEEDARKRRWFAPREAAKRVDEAELADLLDMLGSKPTKAPVAGPLLKRAAS; this is translated from the coding sequence GTGCCCAAGGAAGCGCAACAGATCGCGGCCCTGCCGATGCGGTGGCGGGGCGACAAGGTCGAGGTCCTGATGGTCACCTCGCGGGATACGGGACGCTGGGTCGTGCCGAAGGGCTGGACCATGAAGGGCGTGAAGCCCTGGACCGCCGCCGCGCAGGAGGCGCTGGAGGAGGCGGGCGCCAAGGGCGACATCGCGCGCGAGGTCTTCGGGGTCTTCCACTACGACAAGGTGATGGATGACGGCTCGACCCAGCGCTGCCGGGTGCGGGTCTATCCGATGATCGTCGAGGACCTGAAGAAGAGCTGGAAGGAAGAGGACGCGCGCAAACGCCGCTGGTTCGCCCCACGCGAGGCCGCCAAGCGCGTCGACGAGGCGGAGCTGGCCGATCTGCTCGACATGCTCGGCTCGAAGCCGACGAAGGCGCCGGTGGCTGGCCCCC
- a CDS encoding (2Fe-2S)-binding protein has translation MKLTVNGISHELDVEPDMPLLWVLRDELGLKGTKYGCGIAACGACTVHLDGVAARSCQLPVGDLEGAEITTIEGLGTPEAPHPVQQAWIDEQVAQCGYCQSGQIMQAADLLSYSPEPTDEEIADAMSGNLCRCATYPRIRAAIRRAAGSEGA, from the coding sequence ATGAAACTGACCGTCAACGGCATCTCGCACGAGCTCGACGTCGAGCCGGACATGCCGCTTCTCTGGGTCCTGCGCGACGAGCTCGGGCTCAAGGGTACGAAATACGGCTGCGGCATCGCCGCTTGCGGCGCTTGCACCGTACATCTGGACGGCGTCGCCGCCCGCTCATGCCAGCTTCCCGTCGGCGACTTGGAGGGGGCGGAGATCACGACGATCGAGGGGCTCGGCACGCCCGAGGCGCCGCATCCCGTCCAGCAGGCCTGGATCGACGAGCAGGTCGCGCAATGCGGCTACTGCCAGTCGGGCCAGATCATGCAGGCGGCCGATCTTCTGTCCTACAGCCCCGAGCCCACGGATGAGGAGATCGCGGACGCCATGTCGGGCAATCTCTGCCGCTGCGCCACCTATCCGCGCATCCGCGCCGCGATCCGCCGCGCCGCCGGGTCGGAGGGCGCGTGA
- a CDS encoding xanthine dehydrogenase family protein molybdopterin-binding subunit has translation MGRAATLARRTFLIGSAAIAGGVAFGVWAYKREGENPLLADLPDGASALTPYVLIDAEGVTLITPRAEVGQGATSIQAYLLAEELDVDPLSVRTAPGPASAAYWNGEVAAEGFPFAAWDDGFVARTSRAAGGVAGKLVGLNVTGGSTTVPDAYDKLRAAGASARETLKQAAADRLGLSRADLRTENGAVIPPEGDPIPYTALAADAAALDPVEAETRDPADWRWLGKPHRRIDIVAKATGTERYGIDLDLPDMLHATAVTNPAHGKGVTAMDASEAEAMRGVLAVHLITGGAAVVADNTWRAIRAANAIRFEWEPPATTHDTDAFWALHAAALTEDTRDSRFADDGDVEAATGDAFQADYGAPFLHHAPLEPANATIRYTPERTDIWTATQVPPFAVDAVARVLEQDADRVRLHNQTSGGSFGHRLELLWIQQAAEIARHHPGRPVKMTWSREEDMASGFLRPMAVARGRGTTGEGRVRSLDLAIAAQSVTESQMSRLGFPPIGPDTAIVAAAWDAPYALADRRVTGHRVPATVPVSSWRSVGASHNGFFVETLMDELIHQAGADPVAERLRLIHHAPSRAVLETVAEMAAWDGPRPGPGRGRGVAFTFAFGVPCAQIVDVVDGPDGLRITDLWVAAEVGRVLDPVNLEAQLSGGALFGLGHAMQAEIPFEDGLPVPRNFDLYESLRMWQVPRVHVRALGTTGAIRGAGEPGLPPAAPALGNAIFAATGQRIRRMPFAREIRFA, from the coding sequence ATGGGCCGCGCCGCGACGCTCGCCCGCCGGACCTTCCTGATCGGCTCCGCCGCCATCGCGGGCGGGGTCGCCTTCGGCGTCTGGGCCTACAAGCGCGAGGGCGAGAACCCGCTTCTGGCCGACCTGCCCGACGGCGCCTCCGCCCTGACACCCTACGTGCTAATCGATGCCGAGGGCGTGACCCTGATCACGCCGCGCGCCGAGGTGGGCCAGGGCGCGACCTCGATCCAGGCCTATCTCCTGGCCGAGGAACTGGACGTCGATCCGCTAAGCGTGCGCACCGCGCCCGGACCCGCCTCCGCCGCTTATTGGAACGGCGAGGTCGCCGCCGAGGGCTTTCCCTTCGCCGCCTGGGATGACGGCTTCGTCGCGCGCACCAGCCGCGCGGCCGGCGGCGTCGCGGGCAAGCTGGTCGGGCTGAACGTCACCGGCGGCTCGACCACCGTGCCCGATGCCTATGACAAGCTACGCGCCGCCGGCGCCTCGGCGCGCGAGACGCTGAAGCAGGCGGCCGCCGACCGGCTGGGCCTGTCCCGCGCCGATCTGCGCACCGAGAACGGCGCCGTGATCCCGCCCGAGGGCGACCCGATCCCCTATACCGCGCTCGCCGCTGACGCCGCCGCGCTGGACCCGGTCGAGGCCGAGACGCGCGACCCCGCCGACTGGCGCTGGCTGGGCAAGCCGCATCGCCGCATCGACATCGTCGCCAAGGCCACCGGGACCGAGCGTTACGGCATCGACCTCGACCTGCCCGACATGCTGCACGCGACCGCGGTGACGAACCCGGCCCACGGCAAGGGGGTCACCGCGATGGATGCCTCGGAGGCCGAAGCGATGCGCGGCGTGCTGGCCGTGCATCTGATCACCGGCGGCGCCGCCGTCGTCGCCGACAACACCTGGCGCGCGATCCGGGCCGCCAACGCGATCCGCTTCGAATGGGAGCCGCCGGCGACGACCCACGACACCGACGCCTTCTGGGCGCTGCACGCGGCGGCCCTGACCGAGGACACGCGCGACAGCCGCTTCGCCGATGACGGCGATGTCGAGGCGGCGACGGGCGACGCGTTCCAGGCCGATTACGGCGCGCCCTTCCTGCATCACGCGCCCCTCGAACCCGCCAACGCGACCATCCGCTACACGCCCGAGCGCACCGATATCTGGACCGCCACGCAGGTGCCGCCCTTCGCGGTCGACGCGGTCGCGCGCGTGCTGGAGCAGGACGCGGACCGGGTGCGGCTGCACAACCAGACCTCCGGCGGCAGCTTCGGCCACCGGCTGGAGCTTCTGTGGATCCAGCAGGCCGCCGAAATCGCGCGCCATCACCCCGGCCGGCCGGTCAAGATGACCTGGTCGCGCGAGGAGGACATGGCCTCGGGCTTCCTGCGCCCGATGGCCGTCGCCCGCGGGCGCGGCACGACGGGCGAAGGCCGGGTCCGCAGCCTCGACCTCGCCATCGCGGCGCAATCGGTGACCGAAAGCCAGATGTCGCGGCTGGGCTTCCCGCCCATCGGCCCCGACACCGCGATCGTCGCCGCCGCCTGGGACGCGCCCTACGCGCTGGCCGACCGCCGGGTCACGGGGCACCGGGTGCCCGCCACGGTGCCGGTCTCGTCTTGGCGCTCGGTCGGCGCGTCGCATAACGGCTTCTTCGTCGAGACGCTGATGGACGAGCTGATCCATCAGGCCGGGGCCGACCCCGTGGCCGAGCGGCTGCGGCTCATTCACCACGCGCCCTCGCGCGCCGTGCTGGAGACGGTGGCCGAGATGGCGGCCTGGGACGGCCCGCGGCCCGGGCCGGGACGCGGCCGCGGCGTGGCCTTCACCTTCGCTTTCGGCGTGCCCTGCGCGCAGATCGTCGATGTCGTGGACGGCCCGGACGGGCTGCGCATCACCGACCTGTGGGTCGCGGCCGAGGTCGGCCGGGTGCTGGACCCGGTCAATCTCGAGGCGCAGCTCTCGGGCGGCGCGCTCTTCGGGCTGGGCCACGCCATGCAGGCCGAGATCCCCTTCGAGGACGGGCTGCCCGTGCCGCGCAATTTCGACCTCTACGAAAGCCTGCGCATGTGGCAGGTGCCCCGCGTCCATGTCCGCGCGCTGGGCACGACGGGCGCGATCCGCGGCGCGGGCGAGCCGGGCCTGCCGCCCGCGGCCCCGGCCCTAGGCAACGCGATCTTCGCCGCCACCGGCCAGCGCATCCGGCGCATGCCCTTCGCGCGCGAGATCCGCTTCGCCTGA